AAGAATGAAGCGGGAACAAGCCTCTTTTGAAGAGTTcttaaaaatgcagcagcaaGCTGAAGAAAGACGTTTCCAGTTAATGCAAGAGCAGCAGAAGGCCAGCAGCAAGATGTTCTTTCAGATGATGACTAGTTTCCTTCATGCTGCAACGCCCCAATCCATGACACCATCTACCCTGCAGCAGTCAATGGCCCCTCCTCCAGTCACACCTCCTTTGTGGCCCTCTGCACATACCCTCACTGACGACTCACCTTTGTGCAATGGCCACCAGCAAGACACAGCAGGTAATCCCCACACTGTACTTGCACCAGCCCAAACCTCACAGGAGCCAAACATGGCAACCACATCTCAGCATTCAGCATCTTCTGATTGTGGTGATGCCAACAGAGATGTTTTGGAGTTTAGTTCATAATATTGAAAAAGGGCCAAATTACTCCTTTGTGATGGTATCTGTTAACTGTTTTATTATGTCAAAATGACTTGTGTAAAAGTTATTCAAAgatacatattttgttgtttagaagaatgtaaacaaaaaggtTGAACATTCAAAGTTGGACTATTGTGTTCCAATAAATACAAAGGATGAACaagttgtctttattttcttacagAACTGCAACATGTAAGCACCTGTCTGATACAAAGTTACCAAACTATGTTTTGAAATCTAAAATAGTACAAAATTGTGTTAAAACAAGAGCAAATAACACTCATTTACAAAACCATTACTGTGCCAGGTATGCACACAGAGCATCTCTAATTTGCTCCACATTGTTAGCTGGAGGGCCAATCTCTGAATTCACAAAGTCATCCACATCATCTGCAGGTTCTTCATCTACCCACTCCTCGTTGGCAGTTTCACAATAATTATGTAGAACGCAACAGGCTGATATTATGTGGCTAACAAAGGAAATATGGGCATCACACCTCTTGAGAAGGCACCTCCAGCGGCCCCTCAGTCGTCCAAACGCCCTTTCAACAGTCATTCTAGCCTGACTGAGGGTATAGTTGAAGTTTACCTGTGGTTGTGTTAAACCGTTCCCCTCTGGAAATGGTTTCACCAGCCAAGGCAGTAGTGGGTATGCAGCATCTCCGAGAATGTGTAGGGGTACGTCCACATTGTTCAGTCTTTCTGTCCAACCCGGGAACAGTGTCCCATTTTCACCTCTACTATACAAGGAAGAGTTGATTAAAACCTTTGCATAACTAACTTTTCCTGGACAGCCCACATTAATATCCCAGAATTTCATTGTGTTGTCTACCACACCTTGCAGAATAACAGAGTAGACGTTTTTCCTGTTGTAATAGTCAACAGAATTCTCATCTGGTGCCATAATGCCTATATGAGTCCCATCAATTGCACCCGCAACCTGGGGTAACGCCCATCGATCCCTGAAGCCCTGGACAATTACCATAAGCTCTGCCTCAGAAGGGGTTTTTATATACAGAGGCTTCATTACCACGTTAATAGCAGTAACAACCTGTTGTGTGACACTACAGGCTGTCGAAATGCCAATGCCAAACAGATGGGAGATGGCGCGATACTCCAGATTCGTTGCAAGCCTCCACAGACATATTGCAACCCGCAtctcaacaggaagtggactacgaAAGTTTGTGTGCTGTCGGGTCAAACGTGGTCGGAGGATGTCACAAAGATGCAGAAAGGAGGTTTTTGTCATCCTGAAGTTCGTTTGCCAATCCACTTCATCCCAGGACCTGCTAACGTCTTCCCACCAAGTTGATGGACGCGGTTGAACCCATATGGCCCTACAGGGAcgaaaatacaaaagaaatagGTAGTAAATCCATGTAGTATTaatataacaaaagaaaatcatttcacATTAGTTTGAAGATTTTACTTGGCAAATAACTGAATATTGGATTATTCTAACAATACAacatgttaataataataatagttacaCATTCAATTCATTCATCCAttatttgaacacatttatCCTTGCAGGATTGCCAAGGGATCTGGTAACCATCTTCAGTGGTCAGTAAGCGAGCAGGGTACAAATTAAGTcaataaattcaattcagttacAACAAATTACATCTGGAGGGACTtcacaaaaaagcatttttcaatTCAATCACTATACATTCCAATTAATCCTACTTAACAGAAAATTAAGCTCAGTTAATTGCTAAAATTAGTTTCCAAAGTTTCCACGGAAACCTCAAGTAGACGTGATAACACAACATTCAAATTTGCTGTTGAATGTTTTGTGTATTGTTTCCACATGACGTCACCCCTCCTCCATCAAGATGGTCTGTCGCCATCTTGATAGTACGGAAGCATTTTTCTACTTCATTGATTGCAGGGAGGAGAACCGCAATGCTTGGATATTTTTGGATTCAAGGATGTAAAAACAAAGACGATAAGAGAGTAAAGAGAAGTTTTGATTACGTCCTGTGAAAGTGAGAAAACTTTGCTACTAAGCATTGACAATGTGGTTGGCTACTGTGCAGAAGAAATACATACCTGAGGCCATCTAATAGCCTACAGCACGTATTTGCTCTGATCACGCTATAAGGGAAAaggatattttcaaatgtttttaaaaataaccaaaactaggggtgcaccgatttcgCCAGGCAATTTATCGGCaccaattttcttaattttgggaaatCAGCCGATCTTATCCAACAATCTTATCTcactaaaaaactaaaatcaacctctgtcctcttctgctcttctGTGAAGGAGGTTTTACTAATATACCTTCTGCACGTTTACAGTTAACAATTATCACCTCACTTTTAACAACTTGCTTGCTTTATTTAGtgatatttcagacaaaaagaaagtgGATATCGGCCAGGATCGGAATGGGCCTTTTAAAAATCGGCGAACAGCCAgtaaactgcaatcggtgcattCCTAACCAAAACTAACTCTGTTTGTCAAAAGTATATTGAACCATCTTTGTTTAACATAGAGGATAATATCAATGCAACCACACGTATCAATTCTCATCACAGTCGATCATATCATTCTCCTCTTCATTGTGTGGTTGTCGGCAAACAAAAATGACTGACTAGTTTATAAGATGTATTATTGCTAGACACTGATCTGGTTCTCcctaacaacaacaacaacaaaaaaaaagccttaaaaacaaagttacgCCTTGGTAATGCTCCTCCTTTGTAACGTTATTTACATGTTGCAAACCAAAATGGGCCGTTTCCGGGGTTGCGTACTTCCGGCCCGGTGTTGCGGAAACtatcttttatttgatgttgGATAACAGATTCaacaagttattttaaatatgtgcaACGTTATTGAGcaacaattttaataaaattactcataTCCCGTACCTTTGTTGACGTCTGTATAAGGTGGACATGATCATCACTACCATGAGGTTGGATGCACGTCGCCTCTTGCGGAGCCGTTTCATCCGCCTTACGTGAAAAGCAACCTTCTGCATGGTCTTCTGCCTCATCTTCCCTTCATTCTGAGCCCAttgtagaaaaatgtttgtttggcaCATTTGCCAACGGCTATACAGAAATCCTAAAACCGCTAGAacctgatgccactccatttttgatTACAAAGAAAGTTACGCGCAGCGTCTTCTTCAGGGGTTTTTGTGtggtttccttcagtagttcttgatgcagcgcctCCAGAGGCGAAGGGGTAAAGAGGTTGACACAGTGCTGTGTGAATGtgaaccgcaccagctgaaaatgtgacagaTATTGCAATTTTAGGGTGTATTTACATTCCCCAGTAGAACCGTCTATATACTGGAAGAGGCTGCATTGAACAGGACATGAACCTTAACATCTATCTAAACCAATAGAGTGATTAAGATCAGAGAATAATATGTTAGAATGATCCATTTGGACTTAAACTAATTGAAAATCTAGGTCAAGATTAAAAATTTAGGTTTGCAGAAGCACTCCATCCAATTGAAATACCAAGTtaaagtgacaaactgaaaagATTTAAAGTAAGTGAATATTGCTGCAAAGCAGTGATTACACATGTCAGGGTTATAGTTTGCGTCGATGGTGTCTGCTACAATGTGTCtgctctgtattttatttgcagCAGTTATACAACAGTAATTACTCATTTAAAAATTGGGCACAGATCGTCACAATAAACAGAACTAATTAAATGGTCTTCACAAGCAAACGATGGCAGCCCTGTAATTACAATGTCTTTGGTTTATCAAAGACTCAAACAGCTTGTTTTGCGGTTCCAAGCGGACCTTAGCCAATTTCCTTCTTAAACTGAGATTGGCCATCTAAATTTAATCTGTAAGCATCTCTGACACGGGTCACGTTATGCTAATTAAGCCGTGAGCAAATGTAAGAACTGCTTTGTGAAAGCATGCATCCTTCAGCGGCAGTTTTCCAACTGCATGAGGATGGAAAAGAGAGCTGTAGTTGAAAGaaatagtaaaaaagaaatcactaagacttaagtacattttaaagaagactAACAAAACTTTCCCATAAGTTCTATTgttcttttgtgtgtgtatgcacgcgtgtgtgtgtgtggatgagtGGCACACATTAAACTTGTTGCGCTATGACTCAGATTTCCCTACTATTACGAGGGGCGATCATACAACCCTGTCTGCAATCTAACACAAATCTCCCCACACACTCCTCTCTTCTCTTCCTTACTTCCCCCCTTCTGCTCTGAGTTCTTTTACATATGGTTTTAGTCTGCATATTAAAAAAGCACATGAAACAATCTGATCAACATCTGTCTGGCAACTTTCAAATCATGgcatttttcaatgtttttggaCAGGAAGTTGTGTAACAGTCCAACGCTATGTGACAATTAAACCTTTGTTTTAGCAATAAATTTAGTGTCCCGGTACATTTTTTGCTCTCGTGAAGCTGTAAAGACAGCACGGCTGGTCAGGgttgagagtgtgtgtgttttaacgACAAAGACCCCGGCTCTGTATCTGGAAGTAATCATCTCGTCAAGGCTGCGCTCCACAACCCCCTCCCTATGATGTAATtggaggttgttgttttttttttttttttgcatgatggTTCAGGGAGGTTTTAGGggatttttctaaaagttacttttcattCATTCTGCTTGCTTGTTGTTACCAAAAGAAGATAAGAGGAGGTTAAATGAGCAGGTTTGCTTTATGTTGTATATTCCTCTGGTGTTTTTTGGGTGTTTATACCCTCCGTCTGTAGTCTGGGGGAGCGAGGTTGGCCCTGATTCAAACACAGCAACGGGGGCCTCTACCCGCCTCCACATATACTGCTGAAACAACAGTCTAACATCAAGTATTGCAGACACCTTTTCCTCCTTTAAACACAATGTGGGAGGGCTCCACTGTGTGGTGAAGGTCTGGCAAAGTCTAACTTGTCTGCGGACTAAAAACGCTCAGAAACTGTTGACAGGAGATTTGGTTTAGATAGGGAAATTTGAAAACGACGGATGGACTCTGTCACAAGACGTGTGCACATTTGCAGTAATTCACTCAGCGTCTCTGTGCTGGAATATGATCTAACAGTCACATGATATTGATCAGTgcgaggtcagaggtcagagctggATGTTGAGAGGAACAACATCTCTTGGTAGGAGAGATTAAACGTTGGTACCTCCTAAAAGCCTCTACATATTTTGATAGTGCTACTTCTTAGTCCGTTTCTTCCTGcttatttttgttgtggtttgtgAG
The DNA window shown above is from Poecilia reticulata strain Guanapo linkage group LG14, Guppy_female_1.0+MT, whole genome shotgun sequence and carries:
- the LOC103475434 gene encoding putative nuclease HARBI1 codes for the protein MEWHQVLAVLGFLYSRWQMCQTNIFLQWAQNEGKMRQKTMQKVAFHVRRMKRLRKRRRASNLMVVMIMSTLYRRQQRAIWVQPRPSTWWEDVSRSWDEVDWQTNFRMTKTSFLHLCDILRPRLTRQHTNFRSPLPVEMRVAICLWRLATNLEYRAISHLFGIGISTACSVTQQVVTAINVVMKPLYIKTPSEAELMVIVQGFRDRWALPQVAGAIDGTHIGIMAPDENSVDYYNRKNVYSVILQGVVDNTMKFWDINVGCPGKVSYAKVLINSSLYSRGENGTLFPGWTERLNNVDVPLHILGDAAYPLLPWLVKPFPEGNGLTQPQVNFNYTLSQARMTVERAFGRLRGRWRCLLKRCDAHISFVSHIISACCVLHNYCETANEEWVDEEPADDVDDFVNSEIGPPANNVEQIRDALCAYLAQ